The following proteins are co-located in the Triticum aestivum cultivar Chinese Spring chromosome 1A, IWGSC CS RefSeq v2.1, whole genome shotgun sequence genome:
- the LOC123064030 gene encoding enoyl-CoA delta isomerase 2, peroxisomal: protein MCTLERRGRVFVLTLTGEDQHRLGHPLIAAIRSALAEVLAAAQAQPQGPGAALVTVAEGRFFSNGLDIGWAGTSRARLGELVDALRPVAADLLALPMPTVAAVTGHASAAGFLLALCHDYRVMRADRGVLYMSEVDIGLPLPPYFVHVLRAKISQAQALRDVVLRGKKLRAPEAREMGVVDVVCPGAPETAAEALKLAEQLAARKWDGAVYASIRMSMFPDACRAVGIAVESDEEKSRHFASRL, encoded by the coding sequence ATGTGCACCCTGgagcggcgcggccgggtcttcgTCCTCACCCTGACGGGCGAGGACCAGCACCGGCTGGGCCACCCGCTCATCGCCGCCATCCGCTCCGCGCTGGCCGAGGTCCTGGCCGCGGCCCAGGCCCAGCCGCAGGGCCCGGGGGCGGCCCTGGTGACGGTCGCCGAGGGCCGCTTCTTCTCCAACGGGCTCGACATCGGGTGGGCGGGCACCTCCCGCGCGCGGCTCGGGGAGCTCGTCGACGCgctccgccccgtcgccgccgacctgcTGGCCCTCCCCATGCCCACCGTCGCCGCCGTCACGGGCCACGCCTCCGCCGCCGGCTTCCTCCTCGCGCTCTGCCACGACTACCGCGTCATGCGCGCCGACCGCGGCGTGCTCTACATGAGCGAGGTCGACATCGGCCTCCCCCTCCCGCCCTACTTCGTGCACGTGCTCCGCGCCAAGATCTCCCAGGCGCAGGCCCTGCGGGACGTGGTGCTGCGCGGGAAGAAGCTCCGGGCGCCCGAGGCCAGGGAGATGGGCGTCGTCGACGTCGTCTGCCCCGGCGCCCCCGAGACCGCCGCCGAGGCCCTCAAGCTCGCCGAGCAGCTCGCCGCCAGGAAGTGGGACGGCGCCGTGTACGCGTCGATTAGGATGTCCATGTTCCCCGATGCGTGCAGGGCCGTCGGGATCGCCGTGGAGAGCGACGAGGAGAAGAGCAGGCACTTCGCCTCCAGGCTCTGA
- the LOC123064056 gene encoding ER lumen protein-retaining receptor A, translating into MNAFRFLGDMTHLFSVIVLLLKIYANKSCSGVSRKTQELYLAVFVARYLDLFTDYISLYNSVMKIVFITTSAAIVWYMRRHPQVRRTYDRDQDTFRHVFLVAAAFALALIFNERFTLREICWAFSIYLEAVAILPQLVLLQRSRNVDNLTGQYVLFLGAYRAFYILNWIYRYFTEGHQSRWIPWIAGLVQTGLYADFFYYYFLSWKNNVKLELPA; encoded by the exons ATGAACGCCTTCAGGTTCCTCGGGGACATGACCCACCTCTTCTcggtcatcgtcctcctcctcaagATCTACGCCAACAAGTCATGCTCAG GGGTGTCGAGGAAGACGCAGGAGCTGTACCTGGCGGTGTTCGTGGCGCGCTACCTCGACCTCTTCACCGACTACATCTCGCTCTACAACTCCGTCATGAAGATCGTCTTCATCACCACCTCCGCCGCCATCGTCTGGTACATGCGCCGCCACCCGCAGGTGCGCCGCACCTACGACCGGGACCAGGACACCTTCCGCCACGTCTTCCTCGTCGCCGCGGCCTTCGCGCTCGCGCTCATCTTCAACGAGCGCTTCACCCTCCGCGAG ATATGCTGGGCATTTTCGATTTACCTGGAGGCAGTGGCGATTCTACCTCAGTTAGTTCTACTCCAGAGAAGCAGAAATGTGGATAACTTGACTGGACAATATGTTCTCTTTCTCGG GGCCTACCGTGCATTCTACATTCTAAACTGGATCTACCGTTATTTCACAGAGGGTCACCAAAGCAGATGGATCC CTTGGATTGCTGGTTTGGTTCAAACTGGTCTATACGCAGATTTCTTCTACTACTATTTCTTAAG TTGGAAGAACAACGTGAAGCTTGAGCTGCCTGCCTGA
- the LOC123064073 gene encoding ubiquitin domain-containing protein 1 has translation MGCAGSTLKVDESSKNLRKPKPWKHTQPITPAQLKQMRDEFWDTAPHYGGQKEIWDALRAATDADLTLAQTIVDSAGIIVSNPDLTLCYDERGAKYELPNYVLSEPTNLIRDG, from the exons ATGGGCTGCGCTGGATCCACACTCAAAGTTGATG AGAGCAGTAAGAATCTAAGGAAGCCTAAGCCTTGGAAGCACACTCAGCCAATAACACCAGCGCAACTCAAACAGATGAGGGACGAATTCTGGGACACAGCTCCACACTATGGTGGACAGAAAG AGATTTGGGACGCACTCAGGGCCGCTACAGACGCCGATTTAACTCTTGCGCAGACCATAGTGGACAGTGCTGGAATCATCGTTTCGAATCCTGACCTCACGCTTTGTTACGACGAGAGAG GTGCAAAGTACGAGCTGCCCAATTACGTTCTGAGTGAGCCGACAAACCTGATCCGTGATGGTTGA